A window of Phocoena phocoena chromosome 6, mPhoPho1.1, whole genome shotgun sequence contains these coding sequences:
- the PABIR1 gene encoding PPP2R1A-PPP2R2A-interacting phosphatase regulator 1, producing MAQEKMELDLELPPGTVGSPAEGGGSGSGGGSGGLRRSNSAPLIHGLSDTSPVFQAEAPSARRNSTTFPNRHGLLLPASPVRMHSSRLHQIKQEEGMDLINRETVHEREVQNAMQISHSWEESFSLSDNDVEKSASPKRIDFIPVSPAPSPTRGIGKQCFSPSLQSFVSSNGLPPSPIPSPTTRFTTRRSQSPINCIRPSVLGPLKRKCEMETEYQPKRFFQGITNMLSSDVAQLSDPGVCVSSDTLDGNSSSAGSSCNSPAKVSTTTDSPVSPAQAASPFIPVDELSSK from the coding sequence ATGGCTCAGGAGAAGATGGAGCTGGACCTGGAGCTGCCTCCAGGCACGGTTGGGAGCCCGGCGGagggcggcggcagcggcagcggcggtGGCAGCGGGGGCCTCAGGAGGTCTAACAGCGCCCCCCTGATCCACGGCCTCAGTGACACTTCGCCGGTGTTCCAGGCCGAGGCGCCGAGCGCCAGGCGAAACAGCACAACGTTCCCGAACCGCCACGGCCTGCTACTACCGGCCTCCCCCGTCCGCATGCACAGCAGCCGCTTGCACCAGATCAAACAGGAGGAGGGCATGGACTTGATCAATCGAGAGACCGTCCACGAGCGCGAGGTGCAGAACGCAATGCAGATAAGCCACTCCTGGGAGGAAAGTTTCAGCCTGAGTGACAACGACGTGGAGAAATCCGCCTCCCCGAAACGCATCGATTTCATTCCGGTGTCGCCAGCACCGTCACCCACCCGGGGAATTGGGAAGCAGTGTTTTTCACCATCCTTGCAAAGTTTTGTGAGTAGCAATGGATTGCCTCCAAGCCCTATTCCCAGCCCAACGACCCGATTTACTACCCGGAGAAGCCAGAGTCCAATTAATTGCATTAGACCAAGTGTTCTTGGAccattgaaaagaaaatgtgaaatggaaACTGAATACCAGCCAAAGAGATTTTTCCAGGGCATCACCAACATGCTTTCTTCTGATGTTGCACAGCTGTCAGATCctggtgtgtgtgtatcttccGATACCCTTGATGGAAACAGCAGCAGTGCCGGATCTTCTTGTAATTCACCAGCGAAAGTCAGCACTACCACCGACTCTCCTGTGTCACCTGCCCAAGCGGCCTCTCCATTTATTCCAGTAGATGAACTTTCATCTAAGTGA